The following coding sequences lie in one Lolium perenne isolate Kyuss_39 chromosome 2, Kyuss_2.0, whole genome shotgun sequence genomic window:
- the LOC139835737 gene encoding probable L-type lectin-domain containing receptor kinase S.5 yields MPNGSLDKHLFGRSDAPTLNWEQRYNVAAGVASALNYVHHDYDQMVIHRDIKPSNIMLDAAFNARLGDFGLARALESDKTSYTDKVGLGGTLGYIAPECFHTCRATRESDVFGFGAVVLEIVCGRRNSYHHPAGCSQLLDEAWELHGAGSVLKAVDPRLAGEFDEADAERLLLLGLACSHPNPWERPNAQAILQILTRAAPPPDVPPSRPAFMWPVRPFGLVNEDGEMSTSGSSATCSTVITASLLR; encoded by the coding sequence ATGCCCAATGGCAGCTTGGACAAGCATCTCTTCGGCCGGTCGGATGCTCCGACCCTCAACTGGGAGCAGCGCTACAACGTCGCCGCCGGCGTTGCGTCCGCTCTGAACTACGTCCACCACGACTACGACCAGATGGTGATCCACCGGGACATCAAGCCGTCGAACATCATGCTGGACGCCGCCTTCAACGCCAGGCTCGGCGACTTCGGCCTCGCCCGCGCCCTGGAGTCCGACAAGACCTCCTACACTGACAAGGTCGGCCTAGGGGGGACGCTGGGCTACATCGCGCCGGAGTGCTTCCACACCTGCAGGGCGACCAGGGAGTCGGACGTGTTCGGCTTCGGCGCTGTCGTTCTGGAGATCGTCTGCGGCCGCCGCAACTCCTACCACCACCCGGCCGGCTGCAGCCAGCTGCTGGACGAGGCGTGGGAGCTCCATGGCGCGGGCAGCGTCCTCAAGGCCGTCGACCCTAGGCTCGCTGGCGAGTTCGACGAGGCCGACGCCGAGCGGCTTCTGCTGCTAGGCCTCGCATGCAGCCACCCCAACCCTTGGGAGCGGCCAAATGCGCAGGCCATCCTGCAGATCTTGACGCGCGCTGCCCCGCCGCCGGACGTGCCGCCATCCAGGCCGGCGTTTATGTGGCCCGTGCGGCCGTTTGGTCTCGTCAACGAGGACGGGGAGATGTCCACGTCGGGCAGCTCGGCCACCTGCAGCACGGTCATAACCGCGTCGCTGTTAAGATAA
- the LOC127334995 gene encoding probable L-type lectin-domain containing receptor kinase S.5 yields MGPSRFRRRSTTTRVLLSCISVCLAFHAVRAQSSTFSSTVDGKEFTSFSFPTFSRSLMQLPGNLTFSGNSSVTQNTLQITPDSNTASGPDNFLVNQTGSVFLASPFVLWASNSSSAADGRYVASFSTVFRINLYRANATNKGEGLAFVIASSNAAGPPPGSHGGYLGLTNASTDGNSTNGFAAVELDTVKQPYDPDDNHVGLDVNGVRSTDAASLTPFGIQLAPVDTTVNDGFYMVWVDYNGTSRHVWVYVAKNGSKPDTAVLNAPLDLSTVLLGKKAYFGFSASTGVKYQFNCVLMWNMTVERLHDGSTASKSISGWNWKLGAAVGAPCAVALAVGLLVVGMYIVRRNKLVGGDRCTAIDLRSIPGVPKEFDFKELKKGTNNFDEKMKLGQGGYGVVYRGTVLGEHGRSMEVAVKQFSGADTKGREDFLAELSIINRLRHRNLVKLIGWCHQNGVLLLVYDLMPNGSLDKHLFGRSDAPTLTWEQRYNVAAGVASALNYVHHDYDQMVIHRDIKPSNIMLDAAFNARLGDFGLARALESDKTSYTDKVGLGGTLGYIAPECFHTGRATRESDVFGFGAVVLEIVCGRRNSYHHPAGCSQLLDEAWELHGAGSVLKAVDPRLAGEFDEADAERLLLLGLACSHPNPWERPNAQVILQILTRAAPPPDVPPSRPAFMWPVRPFGLVNEDGEMSTSGSSATCSTVITASLLR; encoded by the exons ATGGGGCCTTCccgctttcgccgccgctccaccACCACAAGAGTACTGCTGTCGTGCATCTCCGTCTGCTTAGCCTTCCATGCCGTCCGCGCCCAGTCCAGCACCTTCAGCAGCACTGTCGACGGCAAGGAGTTTACCAGCTTCTCCTTCCCCACGTTCAGCAGGTCCCTGATGCAGCTCCCCGGCAATCTGACCTTCTCCGGCAACTCCAGCGTCACCCAGAACACGCTGCAGATAACCCCGGACAGCAACACCGCCAGCGGCCCAGACAACTTCCTCGTAAACCAGACCGGCAGCGTGTTCTTGGCGTCCCCGTTCGTCCTGTGGGCCTCCAATTCCAGCTCCGCCGCCGACGGAAGGTACGTCGCCTCCTTCTCCACCGTGTTCAGGATCAACCTCTACCGCGCCAACGCGACGAACAAGGGTGAAGGGCTGGCGTTCGTCATCGCGTCAAGCAACGCCGCCGGCCCGCCCCCGGGAAGCCACGGCGGCTACCTCGGCCTCACCAACGCGTCCACGGACGGCAACTCCACCAACGGGTTTGCGGCGGTGGAGCTGGACACGGTGAAGCAGCCATACGACCCCGACGACAACCACGTCGGACTCGACGTGAATGGCGTCCGGTCAACCGACGCCGCTTCCCTCACCCCCTTCGGCATCCAGCTCGCGCCCGTTGACACCACCGTCAACGACGGCTTCTACATGGTGTGGGTCGACTACAACGGCACCTCAAGGCACGTGTGGGTGTACGTGGCCAAGAACGGGAGCAAGCCCGACACCGCCGTGCTCAACGCGCCGCTGGACCTCTCGACCGTCCTCCTCGGCAAGAAGGCCTACTTCGGCTTCTCGGCTTCCACCGGCGTCAAGTACCAGTTCAACTGCGTGCTCATGTGGAACATGACGGTCGAGAGGCTCCACGACGGCAGCACCGCCAGCAAGTCGATATCCGGCTGGAACTGGAAGCTCGGGGCAGCCGTGGGGGCGCCTTGCGCCGTCGCACTTGCTGTCGGGCTGCTCGTCGTCGGCATGTACATCGTGAGGAGGAACAAGCTGGTTGGCGGCGACCGCTGTACAGCCATTGACCTGAGGAGCATCCCCGGGGTGCCCAAGGAATTCGACTTCAAGGAGCTGAAGAAAGGGACCAACAACTTCGACGAGAAGATGAAGCTGGGTCAGGGGGGCTACGGCGTGGTGTACCGCGGCACCGTGCTCGGGGAGCATGGCCGGAGCATGGAGGTGGCCGTGAAGCAGTTCTCCGGGGCGGACACCAAGGGGCGGGAGGACTTCCTCGCCGAGCTGAGCATCATCAACCGTCTCCGCCACCGAAATCTTGTCAAGCTCATCG GCTGGTGCCATCAAAATGGTGTGTTGCTGCTGGTGTACGACTTGATGCCCAATGGCAGCTTGGACAAGCATCTCTTCGGCCGGTCGGATGCTCCAACCCTCACCTGGGAGCAGCGCTACAACGTCGCCGCCGGCGTTGCGTCCGCTCTGAACTACGTCCACCACGACTACGACCAGATGGTGATCCACCGGGACATCAAGCCGTCGAACATCATGCTGGACGCCGCCTTCAACGCCAGGCTCGGCGACTTCGGCCTCGCCCGCGCCCTGGAGTCCGACAAGACCTCCTACACTGACAAGGTCGGCCTAGGGGGGACGCTGGGCTACATCGCGCCGGAGTGCTTCCACACTGGCAGGGCAACCAGGGAGTCGGACGTGTTCGGCTTCGGCGCTGTCGTTCTGGAGATCGTCTGCGGCCGCCGCAACTCCTACCACCACCCGGCCGGCTGCAGCCAGCTGCTGGACGAGGCGTGGGAGCTCCATGGCGCGGGCAGCGTCCTCAAGGCCGTCGACCCTAGGCTCGCTGGCGAGTTCGACGAGGCCGACGCCGAGCGGCTTCTGCTGCTAGGCCTCGCATGCAGCCACCCCAACCCTTGGGAGCGGCCCAATGCGCAGGTCATCCTGCAGATCTTGACGCGCGCTGCCCCGCCGCCGGACGTGCCGCCATCCAGGCCAGCGTTTATGTGGCCCGTGCGGCCGTTTGGTCTCGTCAACGAGGACGGGGAGATGTCCACGTCGGGCAGCTCGGCCACCTGCAGCACGGTCATAACCGCGTCGCTGTTAAGATAA